One stretch of Corynebacterium imitans DNA includes these proteins:
- the rpmH gene encoding 50S ribosomal protein L34 yields MSKRTFQPNNRRRARKHGFRARMRTRAGRAIVSARRKKGRAKLSA; encoded by the coding sequence GTGTCTAAGCGGACTTTTCAGCCCAATAACCGTCGTCGCGCACGCAAGCACGGCTTCCGCGCCCGCATGCGTACCCGCGCCGGCCGCGCTATCGTTTCCGCGCGCCGCAAGAAGGGCCGCGCAAAGCTGAGCGCGTAA
- the rnpA gene encoding ribonuclease P protein component has product MLPSSLKLATSRDFRRTMRGSRAGSRTLVVHLRARTETAIYGGPRFGLVVSKQVGNAVTRHAVSRKLRAIARAHAESLPREFDVVIRALPTAATATSAELDRDFGRALAKAQNKARHKAADTPTRTT; this is encoded by the coding sequence GTGCTGCCTTCCTCGCTGAAGCTTGCGACCTCGCGCGATTTTCGTCGCACGATGCGCGGCTCGCGTGCAGGGTCACGCACCCTGGTGGTCCACCTGCGAGCCCGAACCGAGACCGCTATTTACGGCGGGCCCCGGTTCGGGCTCGTGGTGTCTAAGCAGGTGGGCAACGCCGTGACCAGGCACGCGGTCTCCCGCAAACTGCGCGCGATCGCGCGCGCACACGCGGAGTCGCTGCCGCGCGAGTTCGACGTGGTCATTCGCGCGCTGCCGACCGCGGCAACAGCGACGAGTGCCGAGTTGGATCGCGACTTCGGCCGCGCGCTGGCGAAAGCTCAAAACAAAGCCCGGCACAAGGCAGCGGACACACCGACGCGCACAACGTAG
- the yidC gene encoding membrane protein insertase YidC, which produces MLNFIYWPISWVLWAYHKLFGAILSPDSGMAWALSIIMLTVTIRALLVKPMVNQMRSMRRMQEMQPRMQEIRTKYKNDQQKMAEETQKLYKEMGTNPLASCLVPLVQMPVFIGLFHVLRSFNRTGTGPGALGLSVEENRNIANYAFSPDDVRSFLDADIFGVPLSAYMSMPEDAFAAFTGVDELTRAHIIAVCLPLVILSATFTHLNARMSIQRQQARRAAGKANTPQGDNAQMMDQQMQMMNKMMLWFLPAMILFTGFVWHVGLLFYSLSNNIWTFFQTRIVYAKMDQEEEEEEAAKREAKRASAPQVGARTVDKRTKKQRKQGK; this is translated from the coding sequence GTGCTGAACTTCATTTATTGGCCGATTTCATGGGTGTTGTGGGCCTACCACAAACTCTTCGGCGCGATTCTCTCACCAGACTCGGGTATGGCCTGGGCGCTGTCCATCATCATGCTCACGGTGACGATCCGTGCACTGTTGGTCAAGCCGATGGTCAACCAGATGCGATCTATGCGCCGGATGCAGGAGATGCAGCCGCGGATGCAGGAGATCCGCACGAAGTACAAGAACGACCAGCAGAAGATGGCCGAGGAGACCCAGAAGCTCTACAAGGAGATGGGCACCAACCCGCTCGCCTCCTGCCTGGTGCCCTTGGTGCAGATGCCGGTGTTCATTGGCCTGTTCCACGTGCTGCGCTCGTTCAACCGCACCGGCACGGGCCCGGGCGCGTTGGGCCTGTCGGTTGAAGAAAACCGCAACATCGCCAACTACGCCTTCTCCCCTGACGATGTCCGCTCCTTCCTGGATGCCGACATCTTCGGCGTCCCGCTTTCGGCGTACATGTCTATGCCGGAGGACGCATTCGCAGCCTTTACTGGTGTCGACGAGCTCACCCGCGCGCACATTATTGCGGTGTGCCTCCCGCTGGTCATCCTGTCCGCGACGTTTACGCACCTCAACGCGCGCATGTCCATCCAGCGCCAGCAGGCCCGCCGCGCTGCCGGCAAGGCGAACACCCCGCAGGGTGACAACGCGCAGATGATGGACCAGCAGATGCAGATGATGAACAAGATGATGCTGTGGTTCCTCCCGGCCATGATCCTGTTCACCGGCTTCGTGTGGCACGTCGGCCTGCTGTTCTACTCCCTGTCCAACAACATTTGGACCTTCTTCCAGACCCGGATTGTCTACGCCAAGATGGACCAGGAAGAGGAGGAGGAAGAGGCCGCCAAGCGCGAGGCAAAGCGCGCCTCCGCTCCCCAGGTCGGTGCCCGCACCGTGGATAAGCGCACCAAGAAGCAGCGCAAGCAGGGCAAGTAG
- the yidD gene encoding membrane protein insertion efficiency factor YidD — MAYYNFAGGEIRAPRGFAASALVKLVRLYQKYLSPLKLGGTCRFLPVCSAYALEAVARHGAVKGTWLAAARVAKCGPWHPGGYDPVPGSIPHAAETNTQRTDEE, encoded by the coding sequence ATGGCGTACTACAACTTCGCGGGTGGTGAAATCCGCGCGCCCCGGGGATTCGCCGCATCCGCGCTGGTGAAGCTGGTGCGCCTCTACCAAAAGTATCTCTCACCCCTTAAGCTGGGTGGGACCTGCCGTTTTCTGCCTGTGTGTAGCGCGTACGCGCTCGAGGCCGTCGCAAGGCATGGTGCCGTGAAAGGCACGTGGCTTGCGGCTGCGCGGGTGGCGAAGTGTGGGCCCTGGCATCCGGGCGGCTACGATCCGGTCCCGGGAAGTATCCCGCACGCTGCGGAAACGAACACACAACGAACCGATGAGGAGTAA